The nucleotide sequence GCGCCCACATAGGGGATGAAGGTGATCAAACCGGCGATAAAGCCGACGATCATGCCGAAGTTCAGCCCAGCCAACATCAGCGCCACGGCGTAATAGGTGCCCAGAACCAGACAGACCGTGCCCTGACCGCGGATGAAAGACGCCAGTGTCGCATCAATATCGCGGGCCAGCATCCGTATGGTTTCAGCATGATCGCGGGGCAACATCTCGTCGATCTTTGCGGTCATGTTGTCCCAATCAAGCAGCATGTAGACCGCGACGACAGGCACAATGACGATCAGCACAAGGATATTGATCAGGCCAAGCGCGGATGACACCAGCCCGTTGACCAACTCACCACCCTTTGATTGGATCGTTTCCCGATCGCCAGAAGCTGTTGATAAACAGCGCTCTCGTTGTCCAAAAGCTGAGGGAAACGCTCGGTCAGCCCGTTGCGCAGGCGTTCAAACAATTCAGGTGCGGCGTTGATCAAAGCTGCTGTTTGTTGCACCAGGGTCGGGATCACCAACAGGATCAAAAGAACGAAGACCAAAACTGCGATAAGCGTGATGATACCGACCGCCGCAATCCTTGAACATCCGGCTCGCTCAAGGCGGTCTGCGATCGGGTCTAGGCAGTAAGCAATCGCCCCGCCCAGAACAAATGGCAGGATTACATCACCCAAAAACCACAGGGCGATCAAGAAGACGGCCGTCGCGATGCCCCAATATTTTGCTTGTTGTCCGACCGGCAGTGCCATGTGTGATCCGTAGTTGCTTGACGCAATAGATGCGGTATGCGGCACGGTGGCGCAAGGGTGGCTGTGAAATAACGCAGTCCGGATGCGGTTCACTGCAATATCATTGATCTGTGTCGTCTGCGCTTGCGAGGCGCCCCGCAGGCGCTTAAACCGTTGCGGAACATTGCACCATGAAAGTCACCGCCATGCGTCTGAGCCGCTATTTCCTGCCCGTCCTCAAAGAAACGCCGCGCGAGGCGCAGATTGTCAGCCACCGCTACATGTTGCAGGCGGGGATGATTAAGCAGGCTTCCGCTAAGCATATATTCGTGGTTGCCGCTGGGCTTTAAAGTGCTGCGTAAGATCGAGGACATTGTGCATGAGGAACAGGCGCGGGCAGGGCACATCGCAGTCCAGATGCCGACGATCCAATCGGCGGACCTCTGGCGCGAAAGTGGCCGCTATGATGCCTACGGTGAAGAAATGCTGCGTATCAAAGACCGTGGCGGGCGTGACATGCTGTTTACGCCCACGGCTGAGGAACTGGTCACGGACATTTTCCGCGCCCATGTGAACAGTTACAAAGACTTGCCGCTGACGCTGTATCAGATTCAATGGAAGTTCCGCGACGAAGTACGCCCTCGTTTCGGCGTCATGCGGGGCCGCGAGTTCTATATGAAGGATGGCTATAACTTTGACCTGACTAAAGAAGACGCGCTGCACGCCTATAACCGTCATCTGGTCAGCTATCTGCGCACCTATGAACGCATGGGTCTGCAGGCCATCCCAATGCGCGCTGATAGTGGCCCGATTGGTGGCGATGACACGCATGAGTTCCTTGTGCTGGCCGAAACGGGTGAAAGCGAGGTTTTCTATGACAGCGAAATCACCGATCTGAAGTTTGGCGACCGTGAGATCAACTACGATGACAAGGCGGCCTGCGCCGCTGTGCTGGATGAATTCACGAGCCGCTATGCGCGCACCGATGAAACCCATGATGAGGCGCTCTTTGACGCGATCCCAGAGGGCCGCAAGCGCACCGCGCGGGGTATCGAAGTGGGTCAGATTTTCTACTTCGGGACCAAATATTCTGAAGCGATGGGGGCTTTGGTTGATGACGGGCAGGGCGGCAAAGTGCCTGTCCACATGGGGTCCCACGGGATTGGCGTGTCACGCCTACTAGGGGCAATCATCGAGGCGAGCCATGATGACAAGGGCATTATCTGGCCCGAGGGCGTGACCCCCTTCCACTGTGGCATCTTGAACATGCGTCAGGGCGATGAGGCGGCGGACGCGGCCTGTGAAGCGCTCTATGCGTCGCTGACGGCACGCGGCCTTGAGCCGCTCTATGATGATCGCGACGAACGGGCCGGGGCCAAGTTCGGCACCATGGATATGATCGGGCTGCCTTGGCGGATCACCGTGGGGCCACGCGGCCTCAAGAACGGCGTGGTCGAAGTGACCAGCCGTCGCACTGGGGAGAGTGAAGAACTGCCGCCGGAAGACGCCGTTGCGAAGATTGCCAAAATCTACGAAGGCATCGCGTGAGCCTGACCGAAGTAGACTGGTCACTGATCCCGGCACCTGCCGACGATGGTAAGGCTGCGCATCTGGAAGGTATGTCGCTGCCAACTGTGACTTTGCCAGCGACTATTGGCCCGGACGTTACGTTGTCGGATTTGGGTGGGCTGGCGGTCTTTTACGTCTATCCAATGACCGGTCGCCCGGACCGGGATTTGCCGGACGGCTGGGATCAGATCCCCGGCGCGCGTGGATGCACGCCGCAGTCCTGCGCCTTCCGCGATCATTTCGCGGAATTGCGGGCGTGGGGCGTCGACGCGCTCTACGGGGTCTCTACGCAGGCAACGGACTATCAGAGGGAAGCGGCGGCACGTCTGCACCTGCCGTTCCCACTGTTGTCAGATGTTGATTTGGCGCTGGGCAGCGCGCTTGATCTGCCCGGGATCGAGGTTGAGGGGCAGCATTTGCACAAACGCCTGACCATGATTGTGCGGGACGGGGTGATCTTGAAAACCTTCTACCCGGTGTTCCCACCGGATCAGGATGCCGGAAACGTCATCAATTGGCTCCGTAATGACGCGGAAGAACGCGCATAGGTGCCTGAGGCGTTAACACCTCAGCCAAAATCTGCTAGGTTCCGTCAAAACAAGACGTCACGAGGCAGCAGATGACGATGATTTCCCTATTGCGGGCGCTGATATGATCAGGGTCCTTTGTTTGGTCGGTGGGCTGATGGGGGCCGCTGGCCTGTCGCAGTTCCCCGAATTTTCGCAGCAGTACCTCCAACGCTTGGCCGGACAGGTGGACGAGTTGACGCGGCAGGTTGTCGAATTCGACCAGACCGCCTTGGCCGACGGTATGGGCCGGGAAGAGATGTTGCAGGCGATGGCCGAGACTCCGTTAGTCGCCTCGCAAGAACCCATGTGGCGGCGCACCTTTGCGCGACATGCGCGGCTCAGCGAAAACCTGATGATCCTGCGTGAGGCGTCTGCCATGAAACGCCTGATGATGCCGCACCGCATGGCGGATACAGCGACCGTGCAGGCGGTATGGAGTGACTTTACACCGGCAATGCCGCTCAGCGTAGCCGGTGCGGCCTCTACAGGCACCGGGTTTCTGGGCGGTTGGGCCATCTTTGCCGCGTTGCTCGGCGCGCTCACATTGCCATTCCGCAAGAAGGCGGCCTCAACCGCGCAGCAGAGGCGCAAGCCGCCATCGATGAAATCCGACCCGCCTTTGACGCGCCCAACCCTTGTCGCGGACAACCAAGGTCAGCGGCCCAGACTGGTTAGCGTGCAAAGATAAACACTGACCACCTTGACCATTTCCCCTCCGCGCACCACGTTGCGGCAAACGCCAAGCAGGAGCATTCATGGCCGAGGTGAGGACAACACGTCCCTTTGCAAAATTCGAATGGATGATCGCATGGCGCTATATTCGTGCCAAACGCGCCGAAGGTGGCGTCAGCGTGATGACCTGGATCAGCCTGATCGGTGTCACGCTCGCCGTGTTTGCGTTGATCGCGACATTGGCGGTGCGATCTGGCTTTCGCGCGGAGTTCATTGACACAATCGCAGGGGCGAACGCGCATGTGACGGTGGTGATGCCACGCGCGGTCATTCAGGATTTTGAAGGCGTTGCCGGAGATATCCGGGCCGTTGCAGGCGTCCAATCCGTGGCCCCATTGGTCCGTGGACAGGCGATGGCCTCAGGCTCTGGTCGCATTGGATTGGCGGATATCTACGGTATTCGATTGGATGACTTGAAAGCGTCGGATGCGATTGTGCAGAGCGAACGCACTATCGGCAATATTGACGACCTGCCAAATGGCATCGCGATCGGTTCGGCGCTGGCGGATAACCTGGGCCTGACAATCGGCGACCGCATCGAGATCACCACGCGTTCGGGTGCCGCGACGCCCATGGGGCAGGCCACCCGGCGCAATGCCTATGAGGTTGTTTATATCTTCTCGACCGGACGTTTTCAGATCGATGAGGTGCGCGCTTATCTGCCCTTTGATGTCGCGCAGCTGATCTTTAACCGGGACGGCGTGGCGGATGAGTTGGAAATCAGGCTGGATGACCTCAACCAGTCCGAAGAGTTGAAACAAGAGATCGCCAACGCCGCTGGTCCTGGTTTTTGGGCCTATAGTTGGCAAGATCGGGTCGGGCGGTTCCTGCGGGCGCTCACGATTGAGGACAATGTGATGTTTATCATCCTGTCGATCCTCGTGCTGGTGGCATCGATGAACATCATCAGCGGCTTGATCATGCTGGTCAAAAACAAGGGCCGCGATGTCGGTATCCTGCGCACGATGGGGCTGACCGAAGGGTCGATTTTGCGGGTGTTTTTCATCTGCGGTGCCGGGATCGGCACGATTGGCACAGCGCTGGGCGTGATCCTCGGATGTCTCTTTGCCATCTACATTGATACGATTTTCAGCCTTGTGAACTACGTTGCAGGTGGCGGCGTCTGGGATCCGTCCATCCGCGGGATCTACAACATCCCCGCTGAGTTACGTCTGATTGATGTCGCCAAGGCCATGTCGCTGTCACTTGGCTTGTCGTGGATTATCACGATTTTCCCTGCGCGCCGTGCGGCCCGCATGAACCCTGTCGAGGCGCTGCGATATGAGTGATTGCACATTGCAGGTCACTGACCTCACCAAATCCTACAATACAGGTAAGCCGAACGAAGTGCGGGTGTTGCAGGGGGTGTCGCTGGATGTGAAGCCGGGTGAGGTTGTGGCCTTGGTGGCACCCTCAGGTGCAGGCAAATCGACGCTGCTGCATATCGCGGGGCTACTGGATACGCCCGACGCCGGGACAGTGCAGATTGAAGGCACGGATATGACCCGCCTATCAGACCGCAAGCGCACCGCCGTGCGGCGTTCGACCGTCGGGTTCATCTATCAGTTTCACCATCTGCTGCCAGAATTCACCGCCTTGGAGAACATCGTGCTGCCACAACTGGCAAACGGCGTTGCTGACAAGGCGGCAAACGCGCGCGCGATGGAATTGCTTGATCGCGTTGGCATCGCGGAACGGGCGTCACACCGCCCGGCCGCGTTGTCGGGCGGTGAACAGCAACGCGTGGCGTTTTGCCGCGCGCTTGCAAACGAACCCTCATTGCTTTTGGCAGATGAACCGACGGGTAACCTTGACCCTGACACGTCAGATCGCGTTTTTGACGCGCTGATGGGGCTGGTCCGCGCCACCGGATTGGCCGCTGTCATCGCGACCCACAATCTGGAATTGGCAGCCCGCATGGACCGACGGGTACGCCTGAACGGTGGTGTATTGGAGACATCATGAAAGTATCTGTCACCGAGATTGAGGCGCGAAGCCACGCCGCACTTTTGGCCCATGGCGCAGGCCAGTTGCAGGCTGCAGCGGTGGCCAAGGCGGTCGCGCGGGCCGAGGCTTTGGGCAACATCATCTGCGGTCTCTACTACCTTGAAAGCTATTGCACACAGCTGCAATCCGGTCGGGTGAACGGGACGGTTACACCGGTGGTCAGCCGCCCGCGTCCGGCGGCTGTCCTCGCAGATGCCAAGTTTGGTTTCGCGCAACCCGCCTTTGCAGCCGCTCTGCCAGAGGCTGTCACTGCTACGCGCGAAAACGGTGTCGCGACATTGGCTGTTGCGCATGCGCACACCTGCACATCGCTGGGTTTCTTCACGGAGCAAATCGCCGCTGCCGGATTGATTGGGATCGGCATGACCAATGCATCCCCCATCGTTGCACCGCCCGGCGGCAACAAGCGTGTTATTGGCACCAATCCCATCGCGATGACCGTGCCAGGTGATGGTGA is from Yoonia sp. GPGPB17 and encodes:
- a CDS encoding peroxiredoxin — protein: MSLTEVDWSLIPAPADDGKAAHLEGMSLPTVTLPATIGPDVTLSDLGGLAVFYVYPMTGRPDRDLPDGWDQIPGARGCTPQSCAFRDHFAELRAWGVDALYGVSTQATDYQREAAARLHLPFPLLSDVDLALGSALDLPGIEVEGQHLHKRLTMIVRDGVILKTFYPVFPPDQDAGNVINWLRNDAEERA
- a CDS encoding DUF2937 family protein produces the protein MIRVLCLVGGLMGAAGLSQFPEFSQQYLQRLAGQVDELTRQVVEFDQTALADGMGREEMLQAMAETPLVASQEPMWRRTFARHARLSENLMILREASAMKRLMMPHRMADTATVQAVWSDFTPAMPLSVAGAASTGTGFLGGWAIFAALLGALTLPFRKKAASTAQQRRKPPSMKSDPPLTRPTLVADNQGQRPRLVSVQR
- a CDS encoding ABC transporter permease, which translates into the protein MAEVRTTRPFAKFEWMIAWRYIRAKRAEGGVSVMTWISLIGVTLAVFALIATLAVRSGFRAEFIDTIAGANAHVTVVMPRAVIQDFEGVAGDIRAVAGVQSVAPLVRGQAMASGSGRIGLADIYGIRLDDLKASDAIVQSERTIGNIDDLPNGIAIGSALADNLGLTIGDRIEITTRSGAATPMGQATRRNAYEVVYIFSTGRFQIDEVRAYLPFDVAQLIFNRDGVADELEIRLDDLNQSEELKQEIANAAGPGFWAYSWQDRVGRFLRALTIEDNVMFIILSILVLVASMNIISGLIMLVKNKGRDVGILRTMGLTEGSILRVFFICGAGIGTIGTALGVILGCLFAIYIDTIFSLVNYVAGGGVWDPSIRGIYNIPAELRLIDVAKAMSLSLGLSWIITIFPARRAARMNPVEALRYE
- a CDS encoding ABC transporter ATP-binding protein, giving the protein MSDCTLQVTDLTKSYNTGKPNEVRVLQGVSLDVKPGEVVALVAPSGAGKSTLLHIAGLLDTPDAGTVQIEGTDMTRLSDRKRTAVRRSTVGFIYQFHHLLPEFTALENIVLPQLANGVADKAANARAMELLDRVGIAERASHRPAALSGGEQQRVAFCRALANEPSLLLADEPTGNLDPDTSDRVFDALMGLVRATGLAAVIATHNLELAARMDRRVRLNGGVLETS
- a CDS encoding Ldh family oxidoreductase; protein product: MKVSVTEIEARSHAALLAHGAGQLQAAAVAKAVARAEALGNIICGLYYLESYCTQLQSGRVNGTVTPVVSRPRPAAVLADAKFGFAQPAFAAALPEAVTATRENGVATLAVAHAHTCTSLGFFTEQIAAAGLIGIGMTNASPIVAPPGGNKRVIGTNPIAMTVPGDGEPAMHFDFSTSAVALGKITMAKAADEPIPLGWAVDESGAPTTDPDAALKGALVSAGGYKGWGFGLMVELLAAGMTGSVNSLDVAGLKMPDGKPHDLGQFYILMDPGTYHADFGARFARVAEAVAEQDGARIPGANRHVMTQVDVPDALWDLVLTLSA